The following DNA comes from Enterocloster bolteae.
GTCCTGCTGCGCCAGTTCATCATAGACCTGCCCGGCCTCTATGCCGGCATTGAGGGAGATGTGGCCCGCAGCATGGAGCAGCTGGAGCATTTGTTTGATTTTATGCCCGACAGCATACAGCAGAGCTGGGCCCAGTTTGGAAACAATCTGGGAAGCTATATGGGAACTGTTGTGGAGAAGATTGCATCTCCGACTGTGGAGGCGGCGGGAACCGTGGCCAAAAGCCTTCCGGCCATGCTGGTCTACACCGTGGTCACTATCCTGTCCGCCTATTTCTTTATTGTGGACAGGGACCGGATTCTGGCAGCCATAAAAGCCCATATGCCCCAATGGGCGGGCCGTTACGGGCTGTATCTGAAGGGGGAGGTGCGCCATCTCATAGGCGGTTATTTCATGGCCCAGTTTAAGATTATGGCAGTGGTGTGGCTTATTCTTACGGTGGGGTTTATCGTGCTGGGCGTGGGTTACGGTCCGCTGTGGGCGTTTCTCATCGCCTTTCTGGATTTTCTGCCGGTCTTTGGAACGGGTACAGCCCTTCTTCCATGGGGGCTTATTAAGCTTTTGGGGGGCGAGTACGCTTTTGCGGCCGGCCTGCTGCTGATTTATGTACTGACCCAGGTGACAAGGCAGATTGTGCAGCCAAAGCTGGTGGGAGACAGTATGGGCCTGCCGCCGCTTCTCACGCTGTTTTTGCTGTATCTGGGATTTAAGGCGGACGGGATTGCGGGAATGATTCTGGCCGTACCCATTGGTCTGCTGTTTGTGAATCTGTATCATTACGGAGCGTTTAAAGACATTACGGACAGTTTGTCTGTCCTTGTGAGGGATATAGACCGGTTCCGCCGTAAAGAGGAATAAGGTCCCTGCCATTGAGGCAAAAGGAATAAAATCGAATCAGGAGAAGACGGAGTTGAAAGTAGAGAATAATCTGGATACAGATAAAGTCAGAGGGCTGGTGTGGAGGCTGGCATTTCCTTCCATGCTGGCTC
Coding sequences within:
- the ytvI gene encoding sporulation integral membrane protein YtvI yields the protein MMEETGWKHYLRLILNIVIPLTGWLLICLLGPKLLKFFMPFVIGWVIAMIANPLVRFLERRVKLVRRHSSIVIVAAALALVIGLLYLLVSRTFVLLRQFIIDLPGLYAGIEGDVARSMEQLEHLFDFMPDSIQQSWAQFGNNLGSYMGTVVEKIASPTVEAAGTVAKSLPAMLVYTVVTILSAYFFIVDRDRILAAIKAHMPQWAGRYGLYLKGEVRHLIGGYFMAQFKIMAVVWLILTVGFIVLGVGYGPLWAFLIAFLDFLPVFGTGTALLPWGLIKLLGGEYAFAAGLLLIYVLTQVTRQIVQPKLVGDSMGLPPLLTLFLLYLGFKADGIAGMILAVPIGLLFVNLYHYGAFKDITDSLSVLVRDIDRFRRKEE